A single region of the Serinus canaria isolate serCan28SL12 chromosome 1, serCan2020, whole genome shotgun sequence genome encodes:
- the LOC103827205 gene encoding LOW QUALITY PROTEIN: alpha-2-macroglobulin-like protein 1 (The sequence of the model RefSeq protein was modified relative to this genomic sequence to represent the inferred CDS: substituted 1 base at 1 genomic stop codon) gives MWTPFLLSCLLYTLGIVAQPRYLIIIPAALPYPSSQRACLDLRGVEKPIRVALTLVHPAGNLSLYRKVVRNDWIFECTRFQVPRPAGSQEVATVHLHISNGHYFSASEEKKVLIRRAGTGTFIQMDKPIYHPGQTVKFRIVTLTEDFVPVNSKYSMVEIQDPNQNRIGRWLDVRPKQGIADLSFQLADELSLGTYTISAQSFKSSSVQSSTFKVEERVLQKFDVFFEGPAQIYASDKTFPLQVCGRYSFGKAVRGTVHVTLCQKARRWPQNASRDICREYSGPTASNGCFTPSVSTSIFNLTPSEEDNKLYAEASLLEMGTGVQVNTSSQILISRTAARAVFETPNEYYIPGVPYRGKIKVQDHYGTGMKNRKVYLVIRFMRRRFIKTYITDDSGIASFNLDTTAWNSSSVSLEVTGKSGIAVRGQRNIQIGKLNSKSWQRRQMEVSVGLWXKYSAFPSSVLKGSFSIPLTFTADLSPSPSLVVYAIFPNGGVTADSIRLDVALCFQNQVKVGFTGKEAQAGSAVQLQLQAAPGSLCAIQAVDENMFSTRPDRELTSQMVYGLFPAAYQRGYPAQVEEHSDRCAQPQSLLSLPRGRPQHSFQPDIFNLFRNMGLKVFSNLVIKKPSQCSRRMDRKPVIGVPSTEDQRTNEEQPQFTTHRRSDHYFPETWIWNVYSVGSNGSRNVSLTAPAAAAEWKVKMFCLAGRGFGLAPATSLRTVQPFFVDVTLPYSVIRGETFLMKATVFSYLQQCMQIQVALAKSSDFQVEPCQTCRDKECLCAEESKTFMWNVTAVQLGTLNISVRMEVLDPTSRCGGRKPLPAAVRGRHTLTKHLLVQPEGVLMEKSYSFLLCPRGGNVAEEPVSLRLPDNVVKASARASISITGDLMGMALQNLDHLVQLPHGCGEQNMVLFAPVVYVLQYLEKTRQLSPEIKDRATGFLCNGYQTQLLYKHRDGSYSFFGQKDGEGNTWLTAFVLKNFGQARKYIHIDDKNIQDALRWLEQNQLPSGCFATKGNFFHSSLKGSMDDEVSLGAYVAAALLEMGLPLQSKLMQTTLRCLQKVVHNITNIYTEALLAYAFALAGDYETTQELLYKLEEQAIKSGGQIHWSPKPSSPASTDFWPGTQSVDIELTAYVLLAYLSKPRVHAGDMTTAAAIAAWLTRQQNAYGGFASTQDTAVALQALAKYAARAFSTSGPALVRVRSQRAFGKAFQVSRQRRLLVQQAALVEIPGQLLLQAQGSGCVLAQTVLRYHELSPRTPVTFTLRVSTELNNCSQGNPRLLTARLLASYIGSRVTSNMVIIEVSLLSGFIMTSRSRMLLENRTIVKKIEVKANVVYIYLEKLNDESQTFTLQLEQVIQVKNLKPASIKIYDYYQPEERALAEYSAGCS, from the exons ATGTGGACTCCCttcctcctgagctgcctgctctACACCCTGGGGATAGTGGCACAACC GAGGTACCTGATCATCattccagctgccctgccctaCCCCTCATCCCAGAGGGCATGCTTGGACCTTCGTGGGGTTGAAAAGCCTATTCGTGTGGCCTTAACCCTCGTGCACCCAGCTGGCAACCTCAGCCTCTACCGCAAGGTCGTCCGGAATGACTGGATCTTCGAGTGCACCAGATTTCAG GTGCCCCgacctgcaggcagccaggaggTGGCCACTGTGCACCTGCACATCTCCAATGGCCACTACTTCAGTGcaagtgaagagaaaaaagtccTGATCCGCAGGGCTGGAACAGGCACCTTCATTCAGATGGATAAACCCATCTATCATCCAGGACAAACAG TGAAATTCAGGATTGTGACACTGACTGAAGATTTTGTTCCTGTTAACAGCAAG taCTCCATGGTGGAAATCCAG GACCCAAACCAAAACCGCATTGGCCGGTGGCTGGATGTGAGACCAAAACAGGGCATTGCAGATCTCTCTTTCCAGTTAGCTGATGAACTCTCCCTGGGGACTTACACCATCAGTGCCCAGTCCTTTAAGTCCAGCTCAGTGCAGTCCAGCACCTTTAAGGTGGAGGAACGTG TGTTGCAAAAGTTTGATGTTTTCTTTGAGGGACCAGCTCAGATTTATGCTTCAGATAAAACCTTCCCACTGCAAGTGTGTGGCAG GTACAGTTTTGGGAAAGCGGTGCGAGGGACTGTGCACGTGACTCTGTGCCAGAAAGCAAGGAGGTGGCCCCAGAATGCCAGCAGGGACATCTGCAGGGAATACAGCGGTCCC ACGGCAAGCAATGGGTGTTTCACCCCTTCTGTCAGCACATCAATCTTCAATCTGACTCCCAGTGAGGAAGACAATAAACTTTATGCAGAAGCCTCTCTCCTGGAGATGGGCACAG GGGTGCAGGTCAACACCTCCAGCCAAATCCTCATCTCCAGGACAGCTGCAAGGGCAGTATTTGAGACACCCAATGAATATTACATCCCTGGAGTACCGTACAGGGGGAAG ATTAAGGTTCAGGATCACTATGGCACTGGTATGAAGAACAGGAAAGTTTATCTTGTGATAAGGTTCATGAGGCGTCGGTTTATCAAAACGTACATCACAGATGACAGTGGAATAGCATCGTTCAACCTCGACACTACTGCCTGGAACAGCTCATCAGTCTCTCTGGAG gtcACTGGCAAGTCTGGAATTGCTGTCAGGGGGCAGAGGAATATCCAGATTGGGAAACTGAACAGTAAGTCATGGCAGAGAA GGCAGATGGAGGTGTCAGTGGGCCTATGGTGAAAATATTCTGCCTTTCCTTCTTCAGTGCTGAAAGGCTCATTCTCCATCCCTTTGACCTTCACTGCCGACCTGTCCCCATCACCTTCCTTAGTGGTGTACGCCATCTTCCCCAACGGAGGGGTCACAGCAGACAGCATCCGTTTGGATGTTGCCTTGTGCTTCCAAAACCAG GTCAAGGTGGGATTCACAGGTAAAGAAGCCCAGGCAGGGtcagcagtgcagctgcagctgcaggcagcacctggCTCCCTGTGTGCAATCCAGGCAGTGGATGAAAACATGTTCTCCACCAGACCAGACCGTGAGCTGACCAGCCAAATG GTCTATGGTTTGTTCCCTGCTGCCTACCAACGTGGATACCCTGCCCAAGTAGAAGAGCATTCAGATCGCTGTGCACAGCCTCAGTCCTTGTTGTCTCTGCCACGAGGGAGGCCACAACATTCCTTTCAGCCTGACATCTTCAACCTCTTCCGG AACATGGGACTGAAAGTCTTCTCAAACCTTGTAATCAAGAAGCCCTCTCAGTGCTCTCGTCGCATGGATAGGAAGCCAGTCATAG GGGTGCCTTCTACAGAAGACCAAAGAACCAATGAGGAACAACCCCAATTTACGACTCACAGAAGATCTGACCACTATTTCCCTGAAACTTGGATCTGGAATGTGTACTCTGTTGG cTCCAACGGCAGCAGGAATGTCTCACtcacagcacctgctgctgctgcagagtggAAAGTCAAGATGTTCTGCTTGGCTGGGAGGGGATTTGGCCTTGCCCCAGCCACGAGCCTCAGAACAGTTCAGCCCTTCTTTGTGGATGTGACGCTGCCGTATTCCGTCATCCGTGGAGAGACCTTCCTGATGAAAGCCACTGTCTTCAGCTACCTGCAGCAGTGCATGCAG ATCCAGGTGGCCCTGGCTAAATCCTCAGACTTCCAGGTGGAGCCATGTCAGACTTGCAGGGACAAGGagtgtctgtgtgcagaggagTCCAAGACCTTCATGTGGAATGTGACAGCAGTCCAACTGG GGACTCTGAACATCTCAGTGAGGATGGAAGTACTGGACCCCACGTCACGGTGTGGGGGCAGGAAGCCCTTGCCAGCTGCTGTGAGGGGGAGGCACACACTGACCAAACACTTGCTGGTCCAG ccagagggTGTGTTAATGGAGAAGTCCTACAGCTTCCTTCTGTGCCCAAGAGGAG GAAACGTGGCTGAAGAACCCGTGTCCCTTCGCCTCCCTGACAATGTAGTCAAGGCATCAGCCAGGGCTTCCATTTCCATCACAG GTGACCTCATGGGGATGGCACTGCAGAACCTGGACCACCTGGTGCAGCTGCCCCACGGCTGTGGGGAGCAGAACATGGTGCTGTTTGCCCCCGTTGTCTATGTGCTGCAGTACCTGGAGAAGACAAGGCAGCTGAGCCCTGAGATCAAGGACAGGGCAACGGGATTCCTGTGCAATG GGTATCAGACACAACTTCTGTACAAGCACAGAGATGGCTCCTACAGCTTCTTTGGGCAGAAGGATGGAGAAGGAAACACTTG GTTGACAGCTTTTGTACTCAAGAATTTTGGCCAAGCCAGAAAATACATCCACATAGATGACAAGAACATCCAGGATGCCCTGCGCTGGCTAGAGCAAAACCAGCTCCCCAGTGGCTGCTTTGCCACCAAAGGGAACTTTTTTCACTCCTCCCTAAAG GGCAGCATGGATGATGAAGTCTCTCTGGGGGCCTATGTcgctgcagcactgctggagatGGGTCTGCCCCTGCAG AGCAAGCTGATGCAGACTACTCTCCGCTGCCTGCAGAAGGTGGTTCACAACATCACCAACATCTACACAGAAGCCTTGCTGGCCTATGCCTTTGCCCTGGCTGGGGACTATGAGACaacccaggagctgctgtacAAACTCGAGGAACAGGCCATCAAATcag gagGCCAAATCCACTGGAGCCCCAAGCCAAGCTCTCCAGCCTCCACAGACTTCTGGCCTGGCACTCAGTCCGTGGACATAGAGCTGACAGCCTACGTGCTCCTGGCGTACCTGTCCAAGCCACGGGTGCACGCCGGCGACATGACAACTGCAGCTGCCATTGCGGCGTGGCTGACAAGGCAGCAAAATGCCTACGGGGGTTTTGCCTCCACCCAG gACACTGCTGTTGCCTTGCAAGCCTTAGCGAAGTACGCAGCCAGGGCGTTCAGCACATCGGGCCCGGCCCTGGTGAGGGTGCGATCCCAGAGGGCCTTCGGGAAGGCATTCCAGGTGAGCCGGCAGAGGCGGCTGCTGGTGCAGCAGGCAGCGCTGGTGGAGATCccggggcagctcctgctgcaggcccAGGGCAGCGGCTGCGTCTTGGCTCAG ACAGTGCTGAGGTACCACGAGCTTTCCCCACGGACTCCCGTGACCTTCACGCTGCGTGTCAGCACGGAGCTGAACAACTGCAGCCAGGGGAACCCGCGCCTCCTCACCGCCCGCCTCCTCGCCAG CTACATCGGGAGCAGAGTCACATCCAACATGGTGATCATAGAGGTCTCCCTGCTCTCTGGATTCATCATGACTTCCAGATCCAGAATGTTG CTGGAGAACAGAACCATTGTTAAGAAAATAGAAGTGAAAGCTAATGTGGTCTACATTTATCTGGAGAAG CTCAATGATGAATCTCAGACTTTCACCCTGCAACTGGAACAAGTAATTCAGGTGAAGAACCTGAAACCAGCCAGCATCAAAATCTATGATTACTACCAGCCAG aggaGCGAGCCTTGGCTGAATACAGTGCTGGCTGTAGTTGA